A single genomic interval of Gallus gallus isolate bGalGal1 chromosome 10, bGalGal1.mat.broiler.GRCg7b, whole genome shotgun sequence harbors:
- the LOC112533211 gene encoding uncharacterized protein LOC112533211 yields MSSSSSSSEKTIEMKNFLLHDVLPDHERIFMEVPENSIKIGDIVLFNMESSSSTSTIFKHATVYCGEGEVIHFQNIEKSSKGRISKEGFLIMRHQRGKCKVLRKREGFNHETFKKKVKELMNSTANYNLVNNNCINFALYLLDVGDFSFQSPNSHGEEPVLARLTHNEIV; encoded by the exons GAGAAAACAATTGAGATGAAAAATTTCCTTCTACACGATGTCCTGCCTGATCATGAACGTATTTTTATGGAGGTACCAGAGAACAGCATAAAGATTGGGGACATAGTGCTTTTCAACATGGAGTCCAGCAGCAGTACTTCAACCATCTTCAAGCACGCAACTGTCTattgtggggagggggaggtcATCCACTTCCAGA ATATCGAAAAATCAAGTAAAGGGCGAATAAGCAAAGAAGGATTCCTGATTATGAGACATCAGAGGGGGAAATGCAAGGTTCTCAGGAAAAGGGAGGGGTTCAACCATGAGACGTTCAAGAAGAAAGTCAAGGAGCTGATGAACAGCACAGCCAATTACAACTTAGTGAACAACAACTGCATCAACTTTGCTCTCTATCTGCtggatgtgggggatttcagCTTTCAGTCC CCAAATAGTCATGGAGAGGAACCTGTCCTCGCAAGATTGACT cacaacGAGATCGTCTGA